Below is a genomic region from Ostrea edulis chromosome 10, xbOstEdul1.1, whole genome shotgun sequence.
GgaatgaatattcatttttgtaattttagGAACGTAACAAAATTGATTTTCCCGTTCCTTATTATATCTTGTCAAAAACGAAATCTGCATTTTATGTAGAATTTTAAACTTGAtgaattttaattgaaattgtggttgttcgtcattttcaaaatggattGCTATGTCAACGCAACATAACATCTTAAGAttctttgtttttaattacTTATATTAATATGACCTATTTCTATATAAGAAACTGCATCCAACAAGGATATGCGTGCAGAGGTTATATCTTCTTGTCAAGTGGTTTTTAAAACTACAAAATTAATAGCTCTGCTTTGTGGACCCCTGTCATGGATAGCGACTATATAAGTGTCCAAACCCGAATGAAGGAGTATAGCTACCTCCAGTGAATGCAGGACGTCATCGTATTGCTTAAGGTAAGATCATAACGTTGTTGTCCTTGCATGAGAtgtcaaaaaattattttaggtCTAATCGCATATGTAAGAACAGTTCTTGTGATGAATCCTTGGTTAGTTTAAATCTTTTAATCATCCAATCTCTACCATGtttgatttaagaaatatttctctATCCGTTATCACAATGCAATTTATCTTGCATCTACTTGTACTCGTTTTCAGAATTTAGTATAATACGCTAAGATCTGATACAGTGCTGCAGAATGAAGAAATTTCTTGTTCTTCTGATCATCGGAATGGTGTTGGTGGAAACCTTTGCCAGACAGAGTGAGTTAAATTATTTTCTTGTTCCGGTTTATTAGTAAGTTGATTGAAATAGCTTGGAAAATATACATTGGCATTAATCTCTTTCATAACACACACATTATTTCCTTCATAAATACACTACCCACTAAAAAATAAGTATACACTTaagttttttttacacattttggaatgaaaaatattcaatatcATGAAAAAGAGCTGAATTCACTGTGTATGATCTGTAATCTATCTCagtaaaataatcatttaaGGGTACGATttcaatatatgtgaaacaatgatgtacattcaatatttttggCTTAGTCTGTTAAATtctgatattgatttatttaaggTGAAAAATCAAAAGGTCTTATAAAAGTCAACATTAAATACTCAATAATATGTATTAagaatacgcaacttccgagatatcaggtcttctgtgatggaggtacggtAATGTTGTGTTGAATGCTTGGGTGGGTACACggtgtatacatatactatatattagctatgtaaatacggataaaagtcATGAAAGTGTAAAGTTTgcttatatcagccgttggtatacattaaactgaccatatcaagaataatatttgtttgaattaggccattatattaaatatgaaattatgttttatttcgTCCTCTgtacgagtgatattttaatcaaagaaaaatggtgattatcgatttttgtttgagctaatttattattaaatactaataaacttcttaatattgtgtgtccctgaaGATTGGGTGGTtacatgatgtctgataattgACCttaaggcaatatatgaaggcagcgataagcatttgtacccccgcatgtggacgatagtatgttttgcgtctcactgtgcgtaagagttccacaaagggagagaattattgggcaactcggaaattgcgtattagtTTGAAATGGTTTCAAAATAAAAGTTTGCATAATATCCCTTTCTAGAAAACAAAGTATTTTGATAAAGAATTAggatataaaacattttaagcCTAATGTTATCTATTCATATATAAGAGTTATGTATTTTGCATAGAAAAATCTGTATCTATCATGTAACCCATATTTTGTATGTGCAAGTTATTTGTTTCGGTGAATATTAACTTATTTATGGTGGGTAGTGTATATACCACAATAGGTACAGTAACACTGTGGTCAGATTTCTGAAGATGCAAGAATATTAAATGCTTTATCCAAGTTGAATTACTTGACGTGagaaatttaaatttcaaactttaaatttaGTCTCTGTTGAAAATAATCTACGTAGTCGTAATTGACATATTCTTTCTCTGTTTCTTTTAAGATCAATTAGTACTCCATCAGTTAAAAGATTGTGACTTTCCACATTCGCTTGAATGAGTCTCAttcatctatttttttttttacatttcagaACGAAACGCTGACAATGGAGATAAAGACGATGATAACAAAAGTAAAAATGACGATGATGACAAGAATAATGGAGATGACAGTAATAAGGGAGGGCGGGACAGGAGAAGCGCAGATGACGGAGGCAACAGTAAGGCGAGTAAGGAGAGTAAGGAGAGCAAGGAGAGCAAGGAGAAAGATGATGGGAGATAAAGAGGAAGTAGCCGCAATGTAAAGAAGAAGGCTGGGAATGAAAAGGAAATGACTCATGAATTAACAAAAAGATAAACCATTTCCCGCAAATTCAGAAAGTATATCACTGATTCAACTCACTGTATCGTATTGTTATAATAGGTTAATTGTAGATCTGGGAACTGATTCATAACTCTAGCTTATCTTTGTAGTATATACTTTGTAGTCCATGATATATGTATGGATAAAATGTGAATTGCTAATATGTTAAAGAAAACCTATGTGGTTCCTAAAGTTGTCAACTTTTGTTTACTTCTGAAGTACTAGCTTATTAACTGTATATTTAAGATTGTGCATATATGTTGTAGAACagttatttattgattgatttgttttataacatcaatataatgaaatatatggACAAAATACAGCAAACCAGGAATTCTAGAGTGTCGTTATTCATTCTGTAGATGACAATAGCTAAAACAAACACATCACTCTCCAAACATAGATAAAGAAATCTATGCCGAGCCGATTTTACAATTTACTCAGAAGATAAAATATCACTAATTTAAAGAGAAATATCTTATTCTAAAGCGATGTAtctttagaaaaatataaaGGTTAATTATAagttaagagatatatctcattTAGAGTAATATACCTTTTATATcgagagatatttctttcacGTGGAGATATATTTCTTTGACTGATACTGAGCACGCGTGGAGGCAAACATCAGACTGTTAATTATAACACTGCTAAACTCTGTTCCTCTTCCCAAATAAGCTTATAATTGCTGTAAGGGTGTAAATTTGACTATGTCACTACCCGCTTTTAACAACATGAACACTATCGGACCTGACACTAACAATTACTCCTCGACCCAGCCAGATTCATTAAATCTTTATCACATTCAGGCGCTAGTAGACAAGACTCCCTACTTTCGTGCCTAAATCCACAAATCCCAATTCCGCTACATAGACTTTTGAGACGACTTTAATTTGTACCTAGCTAACTCGCGAACCTCCAAAATTTGGCTATTGACATACGAAATACACGGGTTCAGCCCTACCTTTACACCACTTTCAAAAGACGCGGTGGGCTTGGACAAATGGGTAGCAGCGATTTTCATTTCCCTTCCCATCATTAGTTTCTTGGTGA
It encodes:
- the LOC130050985 gene encoding uncharacterized protein LOC130050985, coding for MKKFLVLLIIGMVLVETFARQKRNADNGDKDDDNKSKNDDDDKNNGDDSNKGGRDRRSADDGGNSKASKESKESKESKEKDDGR